A stretch of Dehalococcoidia bacterium DNA encodes these proteins:
- a CDS encoding recombinase family protein — translation MRAVAYLRVSSVSQIEGYSLDAQERLFRELCKNRGWELVRVYREEGRSAHVDAIAKRPVFKQLLDDSAKNLFDAVVVHTLDRWSRNLMITMKSLAILAKYSVGLVSITEPIDYSTPIGKFCLQMIGSIAELSSDNLGAHVSKVMYDRTAVGRHTGGIPFGYESCWIRAEMDQRIRRCDPECPGGLHRNPAEANAVVELFNRYATGTATLSQLAAWLNDHGFRTRNTKKLPDANGNLAAGPRLFTTASVRGILHNPFYAGKVKYKDNLMSGAHIPLISQEVFDLVQDTLKKNSGRSETLHPRPEREYLLKGIIRCAYCGMPISTPQLHQIFAL, via the coding sequence GTGAGGGCGGTGGCTTATCTCAGAGTCTCCTCAGTCTCCCAGATCGAGGGGTACTCCCTGGATGCCCAGGAACGGCTCTTCCGGGAACTGTGCAAGAACCGGGGATGGGAGTTGGTCCGTGTCTACCGGGAAGAAGGTCGATCTGCCCACGTCGATGCCATCGCCAAGAGGCCTGTCTTCAAACAACTCCTGGATGATTCCGCCAAAAACCTCTTCGATGCCGTCGTGGTCCACACGCTGGATCGGTGGTCTCGAAACCTCATGATCACCATGAAATCCCTTGCCATCCTCGCAAAGTACAGTGTCGGTCTCGTATCCATCACCGAGCCAATCGATTATTCCACCCCCATCGGCAAGTTTTGCCTGCAGATGATCGGCTCCATAGCCGAGTTGTCCAGCGATAACCTCGGCGCCCATGTCAGTAAGGTGATGTATGACCGGACGGCGGTGGGAAGGCATACCGGGGGAATCCCCTTCGGGTATGAGTCCTGCTGGATCAGGGCTGAAATGGATCAGAGGATTCGCCGCTGCGACCCCGAATGTCCGGGAGGACTCCATCGTAATCCAGCGGAAGCCAACGCGGTAGTTGAACTGTTCAACCGCTATGCCACGGGAACTGCCACCCTCTCCCAGCTGGCAGCATGGCTGAATGATCACGGATTCCGTACCCGGAACACCAAAAAGTTGCCTGATGCTAATGGAAACCTGGCAGCTGGTCCCCGGCTCTTTACCACCGCCTCCGTCAGAGGCATCCTGCACAATCCCTTCTATGCGGGGAAGGTGAAATACAAGGATAACCTGATGTCGGGCGCTCATATACCCCTGATCAGCCAGGAGGTATTCGATCTGGTTCAGGATACCCTCAAAAAGAACAGCGGGAGATCGGAGACACTCCATCCCAGGCCGGAAAGGGAATATCTTCTGAAGGGGATCATCCGGTGTGCCTATTGCGGAATGCCCATCAGCACTCCACAATTACACCAGATCTTTGCCCTTTGA